The Desmonostoc muscorum LEGE 12446 genome includes a region encoding these proteins:
- the cysC gene encoding adenylyl-sulfate kinase, which produces MKDLKSPGFTCWLTGLSGAGKSTLGIEITQALEQLSLPCEYLDGDVIRTNLSKGLGFSREDRNTNVARVGFVCGLLNKHGINTVVALISPNRDSREQLKLQIPNFIEIFIDTPLEVCITRDVKGLYKKALAGEIPEFTGISSPYEPPLNPDITLKTHKETVNECLEKVLNYLRERGQI; this is translated from the coding sequence ATGAAAGACTTGAAATCACCAGGTTTCACTTGTTGGTTAACTGGATTATCCGGCGCAGGAAAGTCAACTCTAGGAATAGAAATAACTCAAGCATTAGAGCAATTATCACTTCCGTGTGAATATTTAGATGGTGATGTCATCCGCACTAATCTTTCTAAAGGGTTAGGTTTTTCTCGTGAGGATAGAAATACCAATGTTGCTAGAGTTGGCTTTGTTTGTGGACTTTTAAATAAACATGGCATCAATACCGTTGTGGCTTTAATTTCTCCTAATCGAGATTCCCGCGAACAACTCAAACTTCAAATACCCAATTTTATCGAAATTTTTATTGATACTCCTTTGGAAGTTTGTATCACAAGGGATGTCAAAGGTTTGTATAAAAAAGCTTTAGCTGGAGAAATTCCGGAATTTACTGGAATTTCTTCTCCCTATGAACCGCCTTTAAACCCAGATATAACTCTCAAAACTCACAAAGAAACTGTAAATGAATGTCTAGAAAAAGTTTTAAATTATCTCCGTGAACGGGGACAAATATAA
- a CDS encoding phosphatase PAP2 family protein: MNVDLSNRYEQNILIQAIHTAVKGRARYKVSGLKHSQSLENYIKTRLSQEKTIAEFQVNHLTGNVLVIFHQDFSPNAIALILQNIVLDYTKFFKKLLINKIDTNEKAKTLPIYTVNNQLIQLSGAIFSLAFCSALLHRYGLDRSILLAIQKLHTPLLDQLMLSITFFGEPLVLLLISLGVEINWLYNNRRWQATTLGIATSSAMVIIYVLKILFGRPRPALWKWIINVGHPSFPSGHAMLSLVVYGLIAYIFAKQFPQWQKPIFSLTTILIIAIGFSRLYLGVHWPTDVFVGYAVGLLCLVACILTLELEQKYRAYQ; encoded by the coding sequence ATGAACGTTGATTTGAGTAATCGCTACGAGCAAAATATTTTGATTCAAGCCATACATACTGCTGTTAAAGGCAGAGCAAGATATAAAGTAAGTGGACTGAAGCATTCCCAAAGTCTCGAAAACTACATAAAAACCAGATTATCACAGGAAAAAACAATCGCCGAATTTCAAGTGAATCATTTGACAGGAAATGTTCTGGTGATTTTTCATCAAGATTTCAGTCCAAATGCGATCGCCTTAATTCTCCAAAATATTGTCTTAGATTATACAAAGTTCTTCAAAAAACTACTTATCAATAAAATTGATACCAACGAAAAGGCTAAAACTTTACCTATATATACAGTAAACAATCAGCTTATTCAGTTATCTGGGGCTATTTTTTCCCTAGCATTTTGTAGTGCATTGCTACACAGATATGGCCTCGATCGCAGTATTTTGCTAGCAATACAAAAGCTGCATACTCCACTACTAGATCAGCTAATGCTGAGTATAACTTTTTTTGGTGAACCACTGGTTTTACTATTAATTAGTTTAGGAGTAGAAATTAATTGGTTATATAATAATCGTCGCTGGCAAGCAACTACTTTGGGTATAGCTACTAGTAGTGCAATGGTTATAATTTATGTGCTGAAAATACTTTTTGGTAGGCCGCGTCCAGCACTGTGGAAGTGGATTATTAATGTAGGTCACCCTAGCTTTCCCAGTGGTCACGCCATGCTGTCTTTAGTAGTTTACGGTCTCATAGCCTATATTTTTGCAAAGCAATTTCCTCAATGGCAAAAACCAATTTTCAGCTTGACTACTATCTTAATTATTGCCATCGGTTTTAGTCGGCTTTATCTAGGCGTTCACTGGCCTACTGATGTCTTCGTTGGCTATGCTGTAGGTTTATTATGTTTAGTTGCCTGCATTCTTACTCTCGAACTAGAGCAAAAATATCGTGCTTATCAGTAA
- a CDS encoding CopG family transcriptional regulator yields the protein MNKKWAVKRFTINLASEEAQKLEQYCSTTGRPATDVIRELIRSLSTNEEKVSQK from the coding sequence ATGAATAAAAAATGGGCTGTTAAACGATTTACAATCAATCTGGCATCAGAAGAGGCACAGAAGCTTGAGCAATACTGCTCAACTACAGGTAGACCGGCAACCGACGTAATTCGGGAGTTAATTCGCTCTCTTTCTACTAATGAGGAAAAAGTTTCTCAAAAATAG